The following proteins come from a genomic window of Thermodesulfobacteriota bacterium:
- a CDS encoding carboxyl transferase domain-containing protein, whose translation KVLRNFGMPNPEGYRKALRLMKLAERFKKPVVTLIDTPGAYPGIGAEERGQAEAIATNLMHMAGLRVPVVSAVIGEGGSGGALALGVADRILMLEYSTYSVISPEGCAAILWKDGSKAETAAKALKLCAPDLLELGVIDAIVEEPTGGAHRNPQKVFKDLKAALAEALRELSSKPVEDLLRERHEKYRSIGVFK comes from the coding sequence GAAGGTCTTGAGGAACTTCGGCATGCCCAACCCGGAGGGCTACCGGAAGGCGCTCCGGTTGATGAAGCTTGCCGAGCGTTTCAAAAAACCGGTAGTTACCCTTATAGACACCCCGGGCGCGTACCCCGGCATAGGGGCCGAGGAGAGGGGGCAGGCCGAGGCCATCGCCACGAACCTCATGCATATGGCGGGGCTCAGGGTGCCCGTGGTCAGCGCGGTTATTGGCGAGGGCGGCAGTGGCGGGGCACTCGCGCTGGGGGTGGCCGACAGGATCCTCATGCTCGAGTACTCGACCTATTCGGTCATCTCGCCCGAGGGCTGTGCCGCCATCCTCTGGAAGGACGGGAGCAAGGCCGAGACCGCGGCAAAGGCTTTGAAACTATGCGCCCCGGACCTCCTGGAGCTCGGCGTCATAGACGCGATAGTCGAGGAGCCCACCGGAGGCGCGCACCGCAACCCGCAAAAAGTCTTTAAGGACCTGAAGGCCGCCCTGGCCGAAGCCTTGAGGGAGCTAAGCTCCAAGCCCGTGGAGGACCTCCTCCGGGAGCGCCATGAAAAGTAC